The Carassius auratus strain Wakin chromosome 27, ASM336829v1, whole genome shotgun sequence genome includes a region encoding these proteins:
- the LOC113044992 gene encoding TOX high mobility group box family member 4-A-like isoform X4: MDLNFYSDLSDGTGQHVESEFMDNSSYNGYDPVNKFAGGNDSYLTISGPGHHWSSEKTFHTPCLGDEEFEIPPISLDPDSALTIEDVEAHFGELAEQAETSSASGVGNSLARNPVVVGNDPSFASAFMNPSSQGIEHLSMGVINQPGGSTLLSSTLGVDLGHSVGSHFNSSSSMTIDVPINDMNHSLLGHSQLTTIDHSDLSAQLGLSLSGTAGVSKSPDQLLSTTPSPAGSLQDEDMEDFRQKTMLVDPSSASLMPNLTGSAQLSSAPPSVVRRVGGKPAMVPLTPADTGTTLGGKKGKKKKDPNEPQKPVSAYALFFRDTQAAIKGQNPNATFGEVSKIVASMWDSLGEEQKQVYKRKTEAAKKEYLKALATYRANQLSKSSTEVEDSAPSTPPSVPCPAPVTPTPAAPARPRLTPIPEQNTITNICASNIILDGPQVTTRSRTGSLPLAISQPPTPTVTKIIISKQMLQGGSQIHQIPTSMVTVIPAALRAVQPAAAGRQPPPLQQMQGTPPPPRLQQMVQTQAPPPLQAKPRGGAGGSVAVTATPPPPLQIKIVPASLHSDLSTPIIVTTATSANPVIASTTISASVHPTPVEVQVEDPKEELVTGTDEAVTEEPEEMEMEVSVAPEASSSAPSTNLCVRAGCTNPAVESRDWDKEYCSNECVATHCRDIFMAWCSIKSQNSATVK, from the exons ATGGATTTGAATTTTTACTCTGATCTGTCTGACGGGACTGGTCAACATGTCGAGTCCGAGTTCATGGACAACTCGTCTTACAATGGATATGATCCCGTGAACAAG TTCGCAGGTGGCAATGATTCATACCTGACCATCAGTGGACCTGGTCATCATTGGTCATCTGAG AAAACCTTCCATACACCCTGTCTGGGTGATGAAGAGTTTGAAATCCCACCGATCTCTTTGGATCCAGATTCTGCGCTCACCATTGAGGATGTGGAAGCCCATTTCGGAGAGCTGGCTGAACAGGCTGAGACCTCAAGTGCTTCCGGAGTTGGAAATAGTCTTGCAAGGAATCCAGTGGTAGTGGGGAATGATCCCTCTTTTGCTTCTGCTTTCATGAATCCATCATCTCAGGGCATAGAGCACCTGAGTATGGGTGTGATTAACCAGCCAGGGGGGAGTACACTACTGAGCTCAACTCTGGGTGTG GATCTTGGGCATTCAGTTGGCTCCCATTTCAACAGTTCCTCTTCCATGACTATTGATGTTCCAATAAACGACATGAACCACAGTCTCTTAGGACACAGCCAGCTCACCACTATAGACCATTCAGATCTAAGTGCTCAGTTAGGTCTCAGCCTTAGTGGTACAGCCGGTGTGTCAAAGTCTCCTGACCAACTGTTGTCAACCACACCATCCCCTGCTGGCTCATTGCAGGATGAAGACATGGAGGATTTCAGACAA AAAACTATGCTGGTGGACCCATCCTCAGCCTCTCTCATGCCCAACTTGACGGGTTCTGCCCAGCTCTCCTCTGCTCCTCCATCTGTGGTGAGGAGGGTGGGTGGTAAGCCGGCCATGGTGCCTCTGACCCCAGCAGACACGGGCACAACACTCGGaggcaaaaaaggaaaaaagaagaaagatcCTAATGAACCACAGAAGCCAGTGTCAGCCTATGCTCTGTTCTTCAGAGACACCCAGGCAGCCATTAAAGGCCAGAACCCCAATGCCACATTCGGTGAGGTGTCAAAGATAGTGGCGTCCATGTGGGACAGCCTTGGAGAGGAGCAAAAACAG GTTTACAAAAGGAAAACGGAGGCAGCCAAGAAAGAGTATCTGAAAGCGCTGGCAACCTACAGAGCAAATCAACTCTCAAAA TCATCTACTGAGGTGGAGGATAGCGCTCCTTCTACTCCTCCCTCTGTCCCCTGTCCCGCACCTGTCACTCCTACTCCTGCTGCCCCTGCCCGTCCACGGCTGACGCCCATCCCTGAGCAGAACACTATCACCAACATCTGCGCCTCCAATATCATCCTCGACGGGCCTCAAGTCACTACCCGTTCGCGCACGGGCTCTCTACCACTAGCCATCAGCCAGCCCCCAACCCCCACTGTCACAAAAATCATCATCTCAAAACAGATGCTGCAAGGAGGTTCTCAGATCCACCAGATCCCCACGTCCATGGTGACGGTGATTCCGGCGGCGTTGCGAGCCGTGCAGCCAGCTGCTGCCGGACGTCAGCCTCCACCTCTGCAGCAGATGCAGGGCACCCCACCGCCGCCACGTCTGCAGCAGATGGTACAAACACAAGCCCCGCCTCCGCTTCAGGCCAAGCCCCGTGGAGGGGCAGGAGGGTCCGTGGCTGTCACGGCTACACCACCTCCACCTCTTCAGATAAAGATCGTGCCCGCTTCTTTACACTCCGACCTCTCCACACCGATTATTGTTACTACAGCTACAAGTGCTAATCCGGTTATTGCCTCAACCACCATCTCAGCCTCAGTACATCCCACCCCTGTTGAGGTGCAAGTTGAAGACCCCAAAGAGGAGTTGGTCACTGGAACAGATGAGGCTGTGACGGAGGAACCCGAAGAG ATGGAGATGGAGGTAAGTGTTGCTCCTGAAGCCTCCTCTTCAGCTCCTTCTACAAATCTCTGTGTCCGTGCTGGATGTACAAACCCTGCCGTGGAGAGTCGAGACTGGGATAAAGAGTATTGCAGCAATGAATGTGTGGCAACACACTGCag GGATATCTTCATGGCCTGGTGTTCAATCAAGAGCCAGAACTCGGCCACCGTCAAATAA
- the LOC113044992 gene encoding TOX high mobility group box family member 4-A-like isoform X3 produces the protein MDLNFYSDLSDGTGQHVESEFMDNSSYNGYDPVNKFAGGNDSYLTISGPGHHWSSEKTFHTPCLGDEEFEIPPISLDPDSALTIEDVEAHFGELAEQAETSSASGVGNSLARNPVVVGNDPSFASAFMNPSSQGIEHLSMGVINQPGGSTLLSSTLGVTLPSFKDLGHSVGSHFNSSSSMTIDVPINDMNHSLLGHSQLTTIDHSDLSAQLGLSLSGTAGVSKSPDQLLSTTPSPAGSLQDEDMEDFRQKTMLVDPSSASLMPNLTGSAQLSSAPPSVVRRVGGKPAMVPLTPADTGTTLGGKKGKKKKDPNEPQKPVSAYALFFRDTQAAIKGQNPNATFGEVSKIVASMWDSLGEEQKQVYKRKTEAAKKEYLKALATYRANQLSKSSTEVEDSAPSTPPSVPCPAPVTPTPAAPARPRLTPIPEQNTITNICASNIILDGPQVTTRSRTGSLPLAISQPPTPTVTKIIISKQMLQGGSQIHQIPTSMVTVIPAALRAVQPAAAGRQPPPLQQMQGTPPPPRLQQMVQTQAPPPLQAKPRGGAGGSVAVTATPPPPLQIKIVPASLHSDLSTPIIVTTATSANPVIASTTISASVHPTPVEVQVEDPKEELVTGTDEAVTEEPEEMEMEVSVAPEASSSAPSTNLCVRAGCTNPAVESRDWDKEYCSNECVATHCRDIFMAWCSIKSQNSATVK, from the exons ATGGATTTGAATTTTTACTCTGATCTGTCTGACGGGACTGGTCAACATGTCGAGTCCGAGTTCATGGACAACTCGTCTTACAATGGATATGATCCCGTGAACAAG TTCGCAGGTGGCAATGATTCATACCTGACCATCAGTGGACCTGGTCATCATTGGTCATCTGAG AAAACCTTCCATACACCCTGTCTGGGTGATGAAGAGTTTGAAATCCCACCGATCTCTTTGGATCCAGATTCTGCGCTCACCATTGAGGATGTGGAAGCCCATTTCGGAGAGCTGGCTGAACAGGCTGAGACCTCAAGTGCTTCCGGAGTTGGAAATAGTCTTGCAAGGAATCCAGTGGTAGTGGGGAATGATCCCTCTTTTGCTTCTGCTTTCATGAATCCATCATCTCAGGGCATAGAGCACCTGAGTATGGGTGTGATTAACCAGCCAGGGGGGAGTACACTACTGAGCTCAACTCTGGGTGTG ACTTTACCTTCTTTTAAGGATCTTGGGCATTCAGTTGGCTCCCATTTCAACAGTTCCTCTTCCATGACTATTGATGTTCCAATAAACGACATGAACCACAGTCTCTTAGGACACAGCCAGCTCACCACTATAGACCATTCAGATCTAAGTGCTCAGTTAGGTCTCAGCCTTAGTGGTACAGCCGGTGTGTCAAAGTCTCCTGACCAACTGTTGTCAACCACACCATCCCCTGCTGGCTCATTGCAGGATGAAGACATGGAGGATTTCAGACAA AAAACTATGCTGGTGGACCCATCCTCAGCCTCTCTCATGCCCAACTTGACGGGTTCTGCCCAGCTCTCCTCTGCTCCTCCATCTGTGGTGAGGAGGGTGGGTGGTAAGCCGGCCATGGTGCCTCTGACCCCAGCAGACACGGGCACAACACTCGGaggcaaaaaaggaaaaaagaagaaagatcCTAATGAACCACAGAAGCCAGTGTCAGCCTATGCTCTGTTCTTCAGAGACACCCAGGCAGCCATTAAAGGCCAGAACCCCAATGCCACATTCGGTGAGGTGTCAAAGATAGTGGCGTCCATGTGGGACAGCCTTGGAGAGGAGCAAAAACAG GTTTACAAAAGGAAAACGGAGGCAGCCAAGAAAGAGTATCTGAAAGCGCTGGCAACCTACAGAGCAAATCAACTCTCAAAA TCATCTACTGAGGTGGAGGATAGCGCTCCTTCTACTCCTCCCTCTGTCCCCTGTCCCGCACCTGTCACTCCTACTCCTGCTGCCCCTGCCCGTCCACGGCTGACGCCCATCCCTGAGCAGAACACTATCACCAACATCTGCGCCTCCAATATCATCCTCGACGGGCCTCAAGTCACTACCCGTTCGCGCACGGGCTCTCTACCACTAGCCATCAGCCAGCCCCCAACCCCCACTGTCACAAAAATCATCATCTCAAAACAGATGCTGCAAGGAGGTTCTCAGATCCACCAGATCCCCACGTCCATGGTGACGGTGATTCCGGCGGCGTTGCGAGCCGTGCAGCCAGCTGCTGCCGGACGTCAGCCTCCACCTCTGCAGCAGATGCAGGGCACCCCACCGCCGCCACGTCTGCAGCAGATGGTACAAACACAAGCCCCGCCTCCGCTTCAGGCCAAGCCCCGTGGAGGGGCAGGAGGGTCCGTGGCTGTCACGGCTACACCACCTCCACCTCTTCAGATAAAGATCGTGCCCGCTTCTTTACACTCCGACCTCTCCACACCGATTATTGTTACTACAGCTACAAGTGCTAATCCGGTTATTGCCTCAACCACCATCTCAGCCTCAGTACATCCCACCCCTGTTGAGGTGCAAGTTGAAGACCCCAAAGAGGAGTTGGTCACTGGAACAGATGAGGCTGTGACGGAGGAACCCGAAGAG ATGGAGATGGAGGTAAGTGTTGCTCCTGAAGCCTCCTCTTCAGCTCCTTCTACAAATCTCTGTGTCCGTGCTGGATGTACAAACCCTGCCGTGGAGAGTCGAGACTGGGATAAAGAGTATTGCAGCAATGAATGTGTGGCAACACACTGCag GGATATCTTCATGGCCTGGTGTTCAATCAAGAGCCAGAACTCGGCCACCGTCAAATAA
- the LOC113044992 gene encoding TOX high mobility group box family member 4-A-like isoform X1: MDLNFYSDLSDGTGQHVESEFMDNSSYNGYDPVNKFAGGNDSYLTISGPGHHWSSEVVLHKLQKTFHTPCLGDEEFEIPPISLDPDSALTIEDVEAHFGELAEQAETSSASGVGNSLARNPVVVGNDPSFASAFMNPSSQGIEHLSMGVINQPGGSTLLSSTLGVTLPSFKDLGHSVGSHFNSSSSMTIDVPINDMNHSLLGHSQLTTIDHSDLSAQLGLSLSGTAGVSKSPDQLLSTTPSPAGSLQDEDMEDFRQKTMLVDPSSASLMPNLTGSAQLSSAPPSVVRRVGGKPAMVPLTPADTGTTLGGKKGKKKKDPNEPQKPVSAYALFFRDTQAAIKGQNPNATFGEVSKIVASMWDSLGEEQKQVYKRKTEAAKKEYLKALATYRANQLSKSSTEVEDSAPSTPPSVPCPAPVTPTPAAPARPRLTPIPEQNTITNICASNIILDGPQVTTRSRTGSLPLAISQPPTPTVTKIIISKQMLQGGSQIHQIPTSMVTVIPAALRAVQPAAAGRQPPPLQQMQGTPPPPRLQQMVQTQAPPPLQAKPRGGAGGSVAVTATPPPPLQIKIVPASLHSDLSTPIIVTTATSANPVIASTTISASVHPTPVEVQVEDPKEELVTGTDEAVTEEPEEMEMEVSVAPEASSSAPSTNLCVRAGCTNPAVESRDWDKEYCSNECVATHCRDIFMAWCSIKSQNSATVK, encoded by the exons ATGGATTTGAATTTTTACTCTGATCTGTCTGACGGGACTGGTCAACATGTCGAGTCCGAGTTCATGGACAACTCGTCTTACAATGGATATGATCCCGTGAACAAG TTCGCAGGTGGCAATGATTCATACCTGACCATCAGTGGACCTGGTCATCATTGGTCATCTGAGGTAGTGCTACACAAACTTCAA AAAACCTTCCATACACCCTGTCTGGGTGATGAAGAGTTTGAAATCCCACCGATCTCTTTGGATCCAGATTCTGCGCTCACCATTGAGGATGTGGAAGCCCATTTCGGAGAGCTGGCTGAACAGGCTGAGACCTCAAGTGCTTCCGGAGTTGGAAATAGTCTTGCAAGGAATCCAGTGGTAGTGGGGAATGATCCCTCTTTTGCTTCTGCTTTCATGAATCCATCATCTCAGGGCATAGAGCACCTGAGTATGGGTGTGATTAACCAGCCAGGGGGGAGTACACTACTGAGCTCAACTCTGGGTGTG ACTTTACCTTCTTTTAAGGATCTTGGGCATTCAGTTGGCTCCCATTTCAACAGTTCCTCTTCCATGACTATTGATGTTCCAATAAACGACATGAACCACAGTCTCTTAGGACACAGCCAGCTCACCACTATAGACCATTCAGATCTAAGTGCTCAGTTAGGTCTCAGCCTTAGTGGTACAGCCGGTGTGTCAAAGTCTCCTGACCAACTGTTGTCAACCACACCATCCCCTGCTGGCTCATTGCAGGATGAAGACATGGAGGATTTCAGACAA AAAACTATGCTGGTGGACCCATCCTCAGCCTCTCTCATGCCCAACTTGACGGGTTCTGCCCAGCTCTCCTCTGCTCCTCCATCTGTGGTGAGGAGGGTGGGTGGTAAGCCGGCCATGGTGCCTCTGACCCCAGCAGACACGGGCACAACACTCGGaggcaaaaaaggaaaaaagaagaaagatcCTAATGAACCACAGAAGCCAGTGTCAGCCTATGCTCTGTTCTTCAGAGACACCCAGGCAGCCATTAAAGGCCAGAACCCCAATGCCACATTCGGTGAGGTGTCAAAGATAGTGGCGTCCATGTGGGACAGCCTTGGAGAGGAGCAAAAACAG GTTTACAAAAGGAAAACGGAGGCAGCCAAGAAAGAGTATCTGAAAGCGCTGGCAACCTACAGAGCAAATCAACTCTCAAAA TCATCTACTGAGGTGGAGGATAGCGCTCCTTCTACTCCTCCCTCTGTCCCCTGTCCCGCACCTGTCACTCCTACTCCTGCTGCCCCTGCCCGTCCACGGCTGACGCCCATCCCTGAGCAGAACACTATCACCAACATCTGCGCCTCCAATATCATCCTCGACGGGCCTCAAGTCACTACCCGTTCGCGCACGGGCTCTCTACCACTAGCCATCAGCCAGCCCCCAACCCCCACTGTCACAAAAATCATCATCTCAAAACAGATGCTGCAAGGAGGTTCTCAGATCCACCAGATCCCCACGTCCATGGTGACGGTGATTCCGGCGGCGTTGCGAGCCGTGCAGCCAGCTGCTGCCGGACGTCAGCCTCCACCTCTGCAGCAGATGCAGGGCACCCCACCGCCGCCACGTCTGCAGCAGATGGTACAAACACAAGCCCCGCCTCCGCTTCAGGCCAAGCCCCGTGGAGGGGCAGGAGGGTCCGTGGCTGTCACGGCTACACCACCTCCACCTCTTCAGATAAAGATCGTGCCCGCTTCTTTACACTCCGACCTCTCCACACCGATTATTGTTACTACAGCTACAAGTGCTAATCCGGTTATTGCCTCAACCACCATCTCAGCCTCAGTACATCCCACCCCTGTTGAGGTGCAAGTTGAAGACCCCAAAGAGGAGTTGGTCACTGGAACAGATGAGGCTGTGACGGAGGAACCCGAAGAG ATGGAGATGGAGGTAAGTGTTGCTCCTGAAGCCTCCTCTTCAGCTCCTTCTACAAATCTCTGTGTCCGTGCTGGATGTACAAACCCTGCCGTGGAGAGTCGAGACTGGGATAAAGAGTATTGCAGCAATGAATGTGTGGCAACACACTGCag GGATATCTTCATGGCCTGGTGTTCAATCAAGAGCCAGAACTCGGCCACCGTCAAATAA
- the LOC113044992 gene encoding TOX high mobility group box family member 4-A-like isoform X2 produces the protein MDLNFYSDLSDGTGQHVESEFMDNSSYNGYDPVNKFAGGNDSYLTISGPGHHWSSEVVLHKLQKTFHTPCLGDEEFEIPPISLDPDSALTIEDVEAHFGELAEQAETSSASGVGNSLARNPVVVGNDPSFASAFMNPSSQGIEHLSMGVINQPGGSTLLSSTLGVDLGHSVGSHFNSSSSMTIDVPINDMNHSLLGHSQLTTIDHSDLSAQLGLSLSGTAGVSKSPDQLLSTTPSPAGSLQDEDMEDFRQKTMLVDPSSASLMPNLTGSAQLSSAPPSVVRRVGGKPAMVPLTPADTGTTLGGKKGKKKKDPNEPQKPVSAYALFFRDTQAAIKGQNPNATFGEVSKIVASMWDSLGEEQKQVYKRKTEAAKKEYLKALATYRANQLSKSSTEVEDSAPSTPPSVPCPAPVTPTPAAPARPRLTPIPEQNTITNICASNIILDGPQVTTRSRTGSLPLAISQPPTPTVTKIIISKQMLQGGSQIHQIPTSMVTVIPAALRAVQPAAAGRQPPPLQQMQGTPPPPRLQQMVQTQAPPPLQAKPRGGAGGSVAVTATPPPPLQIKIVPASLHSDLSTPIIVTTATSANPVIASTTISASVHPTPVEVQVEDPKEELVTGTDEAVTEEPEEMEMEVSVAPEASSSAPSTNLCVRAGCTNPAVESRDWDKEYCSNECVATHCRDIFMAWCSIKSQNSATVK, from the exons ATGGATTTGAATTTTTACTCTGATCTGTCTGACGGGACTGGTCAACATGTCGAGTCCGAGTTCATGGACAACTCGTCTTACAATGGATATGATCCCGTGAACAAG TTCGCAGGTGGCAATGATTCATACCTGACCATCAGTGGACCTGGTCATCATTGGTCATCTGAGGTAGTGCTACACAAACTTCAA AAAACCTTCCATACACCCTGTCTGGGTGATGAAGAGTTTGAAATCCCACCGATCTCTTTGGATCCAGATTCTGCGCTCACCATTGAGGATGTGGAAGCCCATTTCGGAGAGCTGGCTGAACAGGCTGAGACCTCAAGTGCTTCCGGAGTTGGAAATAGTCTTGCAAGGAATCCAGTGGTAGTGGGGAATGATCCCTCTTTTGCTTCTGCTTTCATGAATCCATCATCTCAGGGCATAGAGCACCTGAGTATGGGTGTGATTAACCAGCCAGGGGGGAGTACACTACTGAGCTCAACTCTGGGTGTG GATCTTGGGCATTCAGTTGGCTCCCATTTCAACAGTTCCTCTTCCATGACTATTGATGTTCCAATAAACGACATGAACCACAGTCTCTTAGGACACAGCCAGCTCACCACTATAGACCATTCAGATCTAAGTGCTCAGTTAGGTCTCAGCCTTAGTGGTACAGCCGGTGTGTCAAAGTCTCCTGACCAACTGTTGTCAACCACACCATCCCCTGCTGGCTCATTGCAGGATGAAGACATGGAGGATTTCAGACAA AAAACTATGCTGGTGGACCCATCCTCAGCCTCTCTCATGCCCAACTTGACGGGTTCTGCCCAGCTCTCCTCTGCTCCTCCATCTGTGGTGAGGAGGGTGGGTGGTAAGCCGGCCATGGTGCCTCTGACCCCAGCAGACACGGGCACAACACTCGGaggcaaaaaaggaaaaaagaagaaagatcCTAATGAACCACAGAAGCCAGTGTCAGCCTATGCTCTGTTCTTCAGAGACACCCAGGCAGCCATTAAAGGCCAGAACCCCAATGCCACATTCGGTGAGGTGTCAAAGATAGTGGCGTCCATGTGGGACAGCCTTGGAGAGGAGCAAAAACAG GTTTACAAAAGGAAAACGGAGGCAGCCAAGAAAGAGTATCTGAAAGCGCTGGCAACCTACAGAGCAAATCAACTCTCAAAA TCATCTACTGAGGTGGAGGATAGCGCTCCTTCTACTCCTCCCTCTGTCCCCTGTCCCGCACCTGTCACTCCTACTCCTGCTGCCCCTGCCCGTCCACGGCTGACGCCCATCCCTGAGCAGAACACTATCACCAACATCTGCGCCTCCAATATCATCCTCGACGGGCCTCAAGTCACTACCCGTTCGCGCACGGGCTCTCTACCACTAGCCATCAGCCAGCCCCCAACCCCCACTGTCACAAAAATCATCATCTCAAAACAGATGCTGCAAGGAGGTTCTCAGATCCACCAGATCCCCACGTCCATGGTGACGGTGATTCCGGCGGCGTTGCGAGCCGTGCAGCCAGCTGCTGCCGGACGTCAGCCTCCACCTCTGCAGCAGATGCAGGGCACCCCACCGCCGCCACGTCTGCAGCAGATGGTACAAACACAAGCCCCGCCTCCGCTTCAGGCCAAGCCCCGTGGAGGGGCAGGAGGGTCCGTGGCTGTCACGGCTACACCACCTCCACCTCTTCAGATAAAGATCGTGCCCGCTTCTTTACACTCCGACCTCTCCACACCGATTATTGTTACTACAGCTACAAGTGCTAATCCGGTTATTGCCTCAACCACCATCTCAGCCTCAGTACATCCCACCCCTGTTGAGGTGCAAGTTGAAGACCCCAAAGAGGAGTTGGTCACTGGAACAGATGAGGCTGTGACGGAGGAACCCGAAGAG ATGGAGATGGAGGTAAGTGTTGCTCCTGAAGCCTCCTCTTCAGCTCCTTCTACAAATCTCTGTGTCCGTGCTGGATGTACAAACCCTGCCGTGGAGAGTCGAGACTGGGATAAAGAGTATTGCAGCAATGAATGTGTGGCAACACACTGCag GGATATCTTCATGGCCTGGTGTTCAATCAAGAGCCAGAACTCGGCCACCGTCAAATAA
- the LOC113044994 gene encoding zinc finger protein 502-like — protein sequence MSESVSRFQAEVAAVMEVLLKVAVVEITKVFEGRALDCHGCTVEREARIKENLVCVPDIRAHMESALTNLSDKMVCSVGVQVGETLLSNHQDQCMPTERDKICLQESRGEEGLSPSEALCKESPEAVDLQCMVDLPCTIFKETGIGREDSLIHEVPWTDELKTPETIEENGLQGLEESSSHSVVDPESHPFISVFGSIPSADLSTDTMSQWDLSLMEVSSLPSVGKSPPTEPPQSSKTSAEATELSQASCSSAANAQKVRFQLSQTPFDCKLLRPCSVQLVNLLMLSSVQRPNGFNRKCFSTPKDLRTHQRVHTGRRLCCFKECGNGIWRLQGVLTHGHAYACKICGKKFKRKKILKRHERFHTGEKPYSCRRCKKTFALRKSLRRHERFHTGERPHVCPHCRKGFRLKNNLKAHLRFHTGEKPFMCNQCSKGFRIHKNLEKHRLTHAPPVSFRTIQ from the exons ATGTCCGAGTCCGTGTCCAGGTTTCAAGCCGAGGTGGCAGCCGTCATGGAGGTGTTACTGAAGGTGGCCGTCGTGGAGATAACGAAAGTTTTCGAAGGACGAGCATTGGATTGCCATGGCTGCACGGTCGAGAGAGAAGCTCGGATCAAGGAAAATCTAGTGTGTGTCCCTGACATCAGGGCTCATATGGAAAGTGCATTGACTAATCTCTCTGACAAGATGGTTTGTAGCGTCGGTGTGCAAGTAGGAGAGACACTGCTTTCCAACCATCAGG ATCAGTGCATGCCCACTGAGAGAGACAAGATTTGTCTGCAGGAATCCAGAGGAGAGGAGGGGCTTTCTCCCTCTGAAGCTCTCTGCAAGGAGTCTCCAGAAGCTGTGGATTTGCAATGCATGGTTGACCTTCCATGCACTATCTTCAAAGAAACT GGGATTGGTAGAGAAGACAGCTTAATTCATGAAGTCCCATGGACAGATGAGTTAAAGACACCAGAGACAATTGAGGAAAATG gTCTTCAGGGACTTGAGGAATCCTCTTCACACTCTGTAGTCGATCCAGAGTCTCATCCGTTCATCTCTGTTTTCGGTAGCATTCCCAGTGCAGACCTTTCCACTGACACTATGAGCCAGTGGGACCTCAGCCTTATGGAAGTCAGTTCTTTGCCATCTGTCGGAaagtcacctcccacagaacctCCGCAGTCCAGCAAAACCTCAGCAGAGGCCACTGAACTCAGCCAGGCATCATGCAGCAGTGCTGCGAATGCCCAGAAGGTGCGTTTCCAGCTAAGCCAAACGCCGTTCGATTGCAAACTGTTACGGCCTTGCTCTGTGCAGCTTGTGAATCTCCTGATGCTGTCAAGTGTGCAAAGGCCAAACGGTTTCAACAGAAAATGCTTCTCTACACCCAAAGACCTGCGAACCCATCAGCGTGTTCATACGGGACGTCGGCTGTGCTGCTTTAAAGAGTGCGGGAATGGCATTTGGCGCCTACAGGGTGTTCTCACACACGGACATGCTTATGCCTGCAAGATCTGCGGCAAGAAGTTCAAACGCAAGAAGATCCTGAAGCGGCACGAGCGATTTCATACAGGTGAAAAGCCATATTCGTGCAGGAGGTGTAAAAAGACATTTGCCCTGAGGAAGAGCTTGCGAAGACACGAGCGCTtccacactggagagagaccTCATGTCTGCCCACACTGCAGGAAAGGCTTCCGTCTCAAAAACAATTTGAAAGCTCATCTGCGCTTTCACACGGGTGAAAAGCCCTTCATGTGCAATCAATGCTCGAAGGGTTTTAGGATCCACAAGAACCTTGAGAAACACAGGCTCACTCACGCGCCCCCAGTTAGCTTTCGTACTATTCAATAA